In one window of Gymnogyps californianus isolate 813 chromosome 9, ASM1813914v2, whole genome shotgun sequence DNA:
- the PSMD10 gene encoding 26S proteasome non-ATPase regulatory subunit 10: MEAAVSDVGVCNLAYAGRLEELRAQLLRDRALATKADQDNRTALHWACSAGHTDVADLLLGLGVPVDDKDDAGWTPLHIAASAGRDEIVKALIAKGAHVNAVNQNGCTPLHYAASKNKQEIAIMLLENGADPDARDHFESTPLHRAAAKGNLKMVQILLQHNASVNIRDSEGNTPLHLACDEERVEEAKLLVSHGASIHIENKEELTPLKVAKGGLGAILKRMVEG; encoded by the exons ATGGAGGCTGCGGTGTCCGACGTGGGGGTCTGCAACCTGGCCTACGCCGGGCGCCTGGAGGAGCTGCGGGCCCAGCTGCTGCGCGACAGGGCCCTGGCCACCAAGGCCGACCAG GACAACCGGACCGCGCTGCACTGGGCCTGCTCGGCGGGACACACGGACGTCGCCGATCTCCTCCTCGGCCTCGGCGTGCCTGTGGACGACAAGGATGAT GCTGGTTGGACTCCCTTACATATTGCTGCTTCGGCAGGCCGTGATGAAATTGTGAAGGCCCTCATTGCCAAGGGTGCTCATGTAAATGCTGTCAATCAGAATGGCTGCACGCCCCTGCATTATGCAGCCTCCAAAAATAAGCAGGAG ATTGCAATCATGCTTTTAGAGAACGGAGCAGATCCGGATGCAAGAGATCATTTTGAATCCACCCCAttacacagagcagcagccaaAGGAAACCTAAAAATGGTACAGATCCTTCTGCAGCACAATGCATCTGTTAATATACGGGACTCTGAAGGGAATACTCCTct TCATTTAGCCTGTGATGAAGAGAGAGTGGAGGAGGCAAAGCTGCTCGTGTCTCATGGTGCAAGTATTCACATTGAGAATAAAGAAGAACTGACCCCACTGAAAGTGGCAAAAGGTGGCCTGGGAGCCATACTTAAAAGAATGGTGGAAGGCTAG
- the ATG4A gene encoding cysteine protease ATG4A isoform X1 — protein MESVLSRYENQITILSDYLEEFPETDEPVWILGRQHHLNTDKSKLLLDISARLWFTYRRKFSPIGGTGPSSDAGWGCMLRCGQMMLAQALICRHLGRDWQWEKHKKQPEEYHRILRCFLDRKDCCYSIHQMAQMGVGEGKSIGEWFGPNTVAQVLKKLALFDEWNSLAVYVSMDNTVVIEDIKKMCWSPPQSSSAAHSSAHLHRSALGRNKNAAGFCTGWKPLLLIIPLRLGINHINPVYIDAFKECFKMPQSLGALGGKPNNAYYFIGFLGNELIYLDPHTTQSFVDSEENGTVDDQSFHCQQAPHRMKIMNLDPSVALGFFCKEECDFDNWCSLVQKEILKQQSLRMFELVQKHPPHWPPFIPPTKPEVTTTGAELIESTDKLFEVEEEFEILSV, from the exons ATGGAGTCAG ttttatctAGGTATGAAAACCAGATCACTATTTTGTCAGACTACTTAGAAGAATTTCCAGAAACTGATGAGCCAGTGTGGATTCTAGGAAGGCAACACCACCTAAACACAG acaAATCTAAGTTACTGTTGGATATAAGTGCTCGTCTCTGGTTTACGTATAGAAGAAAGTTTTCGCCTATTG GAGGCACTGGTCCTTCGTCTGATGCTGGCTGGGGATGTATGCTGCGATGTGGGCAGATGATGCTGGCACAAGCACTGATCTGCAGACATTTAGGAAGAG ATTGGCAAtgggaaaaacacaaaaaacaaccagaagAATATCACAGAATCTTACGGTGCTTTCTAGATAGAAAGGATTGCTGTTATTCCATCCACCAAATGG CGCAGATGGGTGTTGGAGAGGGGAAATCAATTGGAGAATGGTTTGGACCAAATACAGTTGCTCAAGTACTAAA GAAGCTTGCTTTATTTGATGAATGGAATTCATTAGCAGTTTATGTATCTATGGACAATACGGTGGTCATTGAAGACATCA AGAAAATGTGCTGGTCCcctccccagagcagcagcGCGGCCCACAGCAGCGCACATTTGCACAGAAGTGCTCTTGGCCGAAATAAGAACGCAGCAGGATTCTGCACAGGCTGGAAGCCCCTCTTGCTTATTATACCTCTACGGCTAGGGATAAATCACATAAATCCAGTATATATTGATGCGTTTAAa GAATGCTTTAAGATGCCACAGTCTTTGGGAGCATTAGGAGGGAAACCAAATAATGCCTATTATTTCATAGGATTTTtag GCAACGAGCTGATCTACTTGGACCCTCACACCACTCAAAGTTTTGtagattcagaagaaaatggtaCAGTTGATGACCAGAGCTTCCACTGCCAGCAAGCCCCACACAGAATGAAGATCATGAATTTGGACCCTTCAGTAGCTTTA ggcTTCTTTTGCAAAGAAGAATGTGACTTTGATAACTGGTGCAGTCTTGTACAAAAG GAGATTCTAAAGCAACAGAGTCTACGGATGTTTGAGCTGGTCCAGAAGCACCCACCCCACTGGCCTCCTTTCATACCTCCAACGAAGCCAGAAGTGACGACTACAGGCGCAG
- the ATG4A gene encoding cysteine protease ATG4A isoform X2: protein MLRCGQMMLAQALICRHLGRDWQWEKHKKQPEEYHRILRCFLDRKDCCYSIHQMAQMGVGEGKSIGEWFGPNTVAQVLKKLALFDEWNSLAVYVSMDNTVVIEDIKKMCWSPPQSSSAAHSSAHLHRSALGRNKNAAGFCTGWKPLLLIIPLRLGINHINPVYIDAFKECFKMPQSLGALGGKPNNAYYFIGFLGNELIYLDPHTTQSFVDSEENGTVDDQSFHCQQAPHRMKIMNLDPSVALGFFCKEECDFDNWCSLVQKEILKQQSLRMFELVQKHPPHWPPFIPPTKPEVTTTGAELIESTDKLFEVEEEFEILSV, encoded by the exons ATGCTGCGATGTGGGCAGATGATGCTGGCACAAGCACTGATCTGCAGACATTTAGGAAGAG ATTGGCAAtgggaaaaacacaaaaaacaaccagaagAATATCACAGAATCTTACGGTGCTTTCTAGATAGAAAGGATTGCTGTTATTCCATCCACCAAATGG CGCAGATGGGTGTTGGAGAGGGGAAATCAATTGGAGAATGGTTTGGACCAAATACAGTTGCTCAAGTACTAAA GAAGCTTGCTTTATTTGATGAATGGAATTCATTAGCAGTTTATGTATCTATGGACAATACGGTGGTCATTGAAGACATCA AGAAAATGTGCTGGTCCcctccccagagcagcagcGCGGCCCACAGCAGCGCACATTTGCACAGAAGTGCTCTTGGCCGAAATAAGAACGCAGCAGGATTCTGCACAGGCTGGAAGCCCCTCTTGCTTATTATACCTCTACGGCTAGGGATAAATCACATAAATCCAGTATATATTGATGCGTTTAAa GAATGCTTTAAGATGCCACAGTCTTTGGGAGCATTAGGAGGGAAACCAAATAATGCCTATTATTTCATAGGATTTTtag GCAACGAGCTGATCTACTTGGACCCTCACACCACTCAAAGTTTTGtagattcagaagaaaatggtaCAGTTGATGACCAGAGCTTCCACTGCCAGCAAGCCCCACACAGAATGAAGATCATGAATTTGGACCCTTCAGTAGCTTTA ggcTTCTTTTGCAAAGAAGAATGTGACTTTGATAACTGGTGCAGTCTTGTACAAAAG GAGATTCTAAAGCAACAGAGTCTACGGATGTTTGAGCTGGTCCAGAAGCACCCACCCCACTGGCCTCCTTTCATACCTCCAACGAAGCCAGAAGTGACGACTACAGGCGCAG